The region ACGCGGATCCGAAATATTCGTGAATACCATCGAGGGACCGCAAAAGACATAGTCCTCAAGCTCTACGCCCTCATATACAGATACATTGTTCTGAATTTTAACATTATTTCCTATCCTGACGTTACTCCCGATGTTCACGTTTTGCCCTATTGAGCAATTTTCCCCTACAACTGAATCGGACTGAATATGAGAAAAGTGCCAGACCTTTGTGCCTTTTCCGATTTTCACTCCCTCATCGACAAAACTTGACGGGTGAATAAATGCATCCTCTTCGCTTTTATCCTTTGATTGTATTTCGGGGTTAACACTTTCGCCCGACAAGCTCCGGGTAGCCAGTTCCAATACTTTAAGTACATCTAAGGCGCTTTTACCGTCAGCTATCTCGACCGGAGTTCCGTCCAGGTGATCGATAAAGTAACTCAACTCGTTTGAGAGTGGCATCCCCTCTTCGTATTTGATAAGAGTAGTAGGTCCTTCCCTCTTGACCGGTTCTCCCCTTATAAAATCAATTCCCTTTTCATAAAATTTTATTTCTTTGGAGCCGTCCGAATCATTGAAAGAGAGCATTCCTTTCGATCCTATCAGTACCAGGCGGTGTTCCTTGAAAGGATGAAGCCAGCTTACAAATATATGCCCGACAACATTATCAGGATATTTTAAGATAGTCATAGTCGTATCATGCAAATGCGGCTGTGTGTATGCCCCGCCGCGCGATACCACCTCAACCGGTAGATTACCGGTTAAATAACCGAAGATAGAAATATCGTGCGGGGCAAAACTCCATAGTATGTTTTCCTCGGTTCTGACCGTCCCGAGATTCAACCTGTTGCTATAAATATATTGTAGTTTGCCGATCTGTCCTGAGTCTATTATTTCTTTTATCTTCCAAATCGCCGGATGAAATAAAAGGAGATGTCCGACCATTAGATTGACGTTCATTTTAATCGAGAGTTCCACCAGCTCCTCAGCCTCAGACAAATTCAATGCAAGCGGTTTCTCTACAAGCGTATGCTTCCCCTTGCCGATAAGTTGTTTTGCAATCTTAAAGTGGGTATCGGCTGGCGTTGCCACCGTATATCCATCATAGTCATGTTCTAATGCATCGTCTATCGATTCGTGTATATGCACCCCCTTATAATGAGCTAAAATCTCCCCCAACTCATCATTATTCAAATCCACAACCCCGCCGAGCGATCCCAGTTCCCTCAAGGTTTTAATATGGTTTTTACC is a window of Candidatus Neomarinimicrobiota bacterium DNA encoding:
- a CDS encoding N-acetyltransferase → MHPSSFVDEGVKIGKGTKVWHFSHIQSDSVVGENCSIGQNVNIGSNVRIGNNVKIQNNVSVYEGVELEDYVFCGPSMVFTNISDPR